The following coding sequences lie in one Rutidosis leptorrhynchoides isolate AG116_Rl617_1_P2 chromosome 6, CSIRO_AGI_Rlap_v1, whole genome shotgun sequence genomic window:
- the LOC139853764 gene encoding uncharacterized protein, whose amino-acid sequence MATSKNIIQVSEIDGRKVNFTIKIKVICLLQKMGYCYDEGKPTLELIVSDEDVYGVKIVINIHNSLKAKFDNLIRERGFFCISNAVVVDTPLQFRTKHIQHEYKLMFTKKTTVVPFPPTEWRGTNGFSFIPFNILRSRGLKVGVPADVIGRVANYSEVQDFRNTDELKSKYINLQLIDLDGLQLDATLRGQFCMDFEHHIKVLADDASVILLIQFGVTKLHQDKLTVSTDWKNTNVLIDTDHPQIVEFRQRLTQIHSSEDSICSLSPSLSISSARDPKSFFKKAHYVGLDRLNPTMEGIYIIQATINTILPDHTWFKVPIRVENQTGTTSFTIFESVVKNYVTPSAYELMKALSQDDDYPEQLELLLQKTLLFKIDVSGYNKERGIQNYTVKDATDDPTCFEFYESFKVDQQVIFEDVEIEESSSKQTLVRNCASNASGSQTFNLSHDTCFSPPLKKIKQKGIKSPASIKSSTTKVKISDHSKRLSSSDS is encoded by the exons ATGgccacatccaagaacataattcaggtttcagagattgacggaCGAAAAGTTAATTTTACCATAAAAATTAAAGTCATATGTCTCCTTCAAAAGATGGGATATTGTTACGATGAAGGCAAGCCCACTTTGGAACTAATCGTTTCGGATGAGGATGTTTAT GGCGTTAAGATTGTAATCAACATCCATAACTCCCTTAAGGCCAAATTTGATAACCTCATTAGGGAACGAGGCTTCTTTTGTATTTCTAATGCTGTTGTAGTTGATACCCCGCTTCAATTCCGGACCAAACATATCCAACATGAGTACAAACTCATGTTTACTAAGAAAACAACTGTTGTGCCATTCCCACCAACCGAATGGAGGGGAACTAATGGTTTTAGTTTCATCCCTTTCAATATTTTGAGATCTCGAGGCCTTAAAGTTGGAGTTCCTGCAG ATGTTATTGGACGTGTAGCAAATTATTCAGAAGTACAGGATTTTCGAAACACTGATGAACTCAAGTCCAAGTACATCAATCTTCAGCTCATTGATTTAGA TGGCTTGCAATTGGATGCAACTCTGCGGGGTCAATTTTGCATGGATTTCGAACACCATATAAAAGTTTTGGCTGATGATGCTTCCGTAATCTTATTGATTCAGTTTGGAGTCACCAAACTGCACCAAG ACAAACTGACAGTTTCTACCGACTGGAAAAACACGAACGTTTTGATAGACACCGATCATCCGCAAATCGTTGAGTTCAGACAACG CCTCACCCAAATCCATTCTTCTGAAGATTCCATTTGTTCGTTATCTCCTTCGTTGTCAATTTCTTCTGCACGTGATCCAAAGTCCTTTTTTAAAAAGGCTCATTATGTTGGTTTAGATCGGTTGAACCCTACCATG GAAGGTATCTATATTATTCAGGCCACAATCAATACCATTCTTCCCGACCACACTTG GTTTAAAGTGCCGATTCGCGTAGAAAATCAAACCGGCACAACGTCTTTCACTATTTTCGAATCTGTGGTGAAGAATTACGTTACCCCATCAGCTTATGAGTTAATGAAGGCGTTGTCTCAAGATGATGATTATCCTGAACAACTGGAGCTTCTTTTACAGAAGACCCTTTTGTTTAAGATAGATGTTAGTGGTTATAACAAAGAACGGGGAATTCAAAACTACACTGTTAAAGATGCGACCGATGACCCAACATGTTTTGAATTCTATGAGAGTTTCAAG GTCGATCAACAAGTGATTTTTGAAGATGTTGAGATTGAAGAATCGTCTTCCAAACAGACTTTAGTTAGGAAT TGTGCCTCTAATGCTTCTGGAAGTCAGACCTTTAATCTCAGTCATGATACCTGTTTCAGCCCACCTCTCAAAAAAATCAAACAAAAAGGAATCAAATCTCCAGCATCTATTAAGTCTTCAACAACAAAGGTTAAAATCTCTGATCATTCTAAACGATTAAGCTCATCCGATTCATGA
- the LOC139853765 gene encoding uncharacterized protein → MENAYKMFDFITDDSDDEKVVNFVKSLTEEEVEGEASSSRVPRTQVYIARDREDAAVRERPDAVGRQSLTILQKCTTAIRQMAYGTTQDMFDEYIKIGEKTAALCLDNFCRCVFHLFAPVYLRKPTADDIARLYNFHEQKHGLPGMLGSIDCMHWQWKNCLIAWQRQYTRGDQKGSSIMLEAVASQDLWIWHAFFGMAGANNDINVLNYSPLFNTIKEGTAPPSPFNVNGHHYERGYYLGDGIYPDWTMLVKAPHNPIDEQCKKFKRFQESARKDIERAFGVLQGRFAMLKTPAISMDFNKIRRHMYACVV, encoded by the exons ATGGAAAATGCATACAAAATGTTCGATTTTATCACTGATGATTCCGATGATGAAAAGGTGGTTAATTTTGTTAAGAGTTTAACGGAAGAAGAGGTGGAGGGAGAAGCGAGTAGTTCACGAGTCCCTCGAACACAGGTTTATATTGCAAGGGATCGTGAAGATGCAGCTGTGAG GGAACGTCCAGATGCAGTTGGTCGTCAAAGTTTGACGATCCTACAAAAGTGCACCACGGCCATACGTCAAATGGCATATGGAACTACACAAGATATGTTTGACGAATACATAAAAATTGGTGAGAAAACGGCTGCTTTATGTCTTGATAATTTTTGTAGATGCGTATTTCATTTGTTTGCTCCCGTGTATTTGAGAAAACCAACCGCCGATGATATTGCCCGACTTTATAATTTTCACGAACAAAAACATGGTCTACCGGGTATGCTCGgtagtattgattgtatgcattggcaATGGAAGAATTGTCTAATTGCTTGGCAAAGACAATATACTCGAGGTGATCAAAAAGGCTCATCTATTATGCTTGAAGCAGTGGCTTCTCAAGATTTGTGGATATGGCATGCATTCTTTGGTATGGCTGGTGCAAACAACGACATTAACGTTTTAAATTATTCACCGTTGTTTAACACTATAAAAGAGGGCACTGCTCCACCTTCACCGTTTAATGTAAACGGTCATCACTACGAGAGAGGGTATTACCTAGGTGATGGTATATACCCAGATTGGACTATGTTGGTCAAAGCTCCCCACAATCCAATTGATGAACAGTGTAAAAAGTTTAAACGGTTTCAAGAAAGTGCAAGGAAAGATATTGAACGTGCATTTGGAGTACTACAAGGTAGATTTGCCATGTTAAAGACTCCGGCAATATCTATGGacttcaacaaaattagaagacatatGTACGCTTGTGTTGTATGA